The genomic interval caatcaattaatccatTCAAACTGTGCAGGGgaaatttgatgaatggaaagagacatctgttacaaaacactaAAAAGTTTAATGACATTCCATTCGGACATTTTCaagccaagccttcgatactggtgaagcctacaaggtagggaggggtGTGTTTCATGTTTGTCCagattgacatagtctatttattgtggtgttgaaaatgcaaaccatgatattgaagtgaCTGAAGTTGAcatgctttgtttattggttgtgtggtgcattggcacattatattttatataattataaatatggcatcaaaatctGATTTctccctagctgatcattgtctgcaaaCGGCTGTCATAGTgaagtaatgaaacaggcagggagagtgagcttgTCTGTGGTGGTCGGCGAACCTTCATGCCCATAGCCCTGCGTGGCaccgactgtgccacaaaagcatgctgaagtgaAAAACTCGATATCAGcatttataaacacagggtcgctaCAGTAAGTTATTTGTGGGCTTAAACCTTTTTTATGACACCTTGTGGGCATATTTTttttatgacaccttgagttggacaaGCTCTCCCCGAAGTAAATTTTGATCTTGCCCTAATATACTTTTTGGACACAGATGGAATTTTATCAATTTAGCTCAATTCACAATGCAAAGATGACTGCTGGAGCACCAATGAGGCCAGACACAAAATATGTGAGTGATTCAGTTACCCAGCaggcacataacgttctgagaaccatatgtttcttagagcttggtgagagcatggttattttgcatacaacctcccacaatgttctgggaatggtgcaggatacccagctagcacataacgttctgagaaccatatattTCTTAGGTGGGAATTTTAGTACTTCAACATAAGGTTTTCTACTGGTTTCCTCAAGGTTCTATttagtcatgttctcagaacgttcagaaaacattaagaaacaatgttcttctgtgggaatttcagtacttcagcataaaaTTTTCTGCAGGTTTCATcctggttctatttaaagtcatggtgttcaaataacgttctaagaatgttatttaaaaacatataaattctgttctcagcgtcaacaaaactctctctattctctatcttgTTAATTGTGTTCAGGTATCTGAGCATTAGGCATTAGGCATTAGTCCAGCTTCGCAtttatagtaccagtcaaaagtttggacacacctactcattacagggttttcctttatttgtactattttctacattgtagaataatagtgaagacatcaaaactattaaataacacatatggaatcatgtagtaaccaaaaaagtgttaaacaaatcaaaatatactgcttaaaaaaataaagggaacacttaaacaacacaatgtaactccaagtcaatcacacttctgtgaaatcaaactgtccacttaggaagcaacactgattgacaatacatttcacatgctgttgtgcaaatggaatagacaacaggtggaaattataggcaattagcaagacacccccaataaaggactggttttgcaggtggtgaccacagaccacttctcagttcctatgcttcctggctgatgttttggtcacttttgaatgctggcggtgctttaactctagtggtagcatgagacggagtctacaacccacacattTTTCTGTATTAGCTGATATTCAGTATCTTAACCAGAAGGAGAATCATGTGATCATGTGTATGAGGTCTGTTTATCATTGGAATGACTTTACAGCGTCTCTGTTTAGTATTCTATGTACTATAATACCTTTATGACAGACAATAAAATGTAGCCTAATCAAATAATGCATTGATTTATGTTAACTACGACATTAACTCATGTTAATTAAAGCAATGTCAAGTATTATTGTAACTACTCTCGAGAACATGTTTATCACTGTGGAAGGGTTAGAAATCGAACACTTTCACTCCATTTTAAGACTGGCATGAGTATTAAACTAAAGTGAATGTTGTATACATTATAAACAATTAAACCGTTTTATTATAGAATGTTAGTGGGGAATGAATCTGTTGGATTGTAGTCAGTGCCATGAAAAGTCCTGTTCTGTTTAATGTACACAGCTCGTTTTAAACATAATTTCTTTGTGTCACTTTTCCCCAGTCAAATATTAATGGATACATTTCCACTTCAAGGCTGGACCACAATATGTATATTTTTGTAGACTGtgttccaaatagcaccctattccctacataatgcatgttgggccctggttaaagtagtgcactaggtagggaatagggtgccatttgggatgcaaacataATCACTGGCTTAAGTCAATTAAGTTCCCCAGTTCTGCACGCTCCAGTGTTTTACATAAAGGAAGAAAAAAGGCTGAATTGTATTTGTCTTGGAGACTAATACCTCATAAAGAGTAAATGTCATTTGTCAATCTGAAATGAGTCAGAGTTAGTGCTGCTTGAGAGCAGAGATTAATACAACACAATTATTTGCTTTTGGAAAACacgtgcaacacacacacacacacacacacacacacacacacacacacacacacacaggtaagagTCTACAGTGGCAAAATGGCAAGATAGTTACATGTGTATACGTTATTGGCTCAACTGTATCAACAAGTTGTTTTCATCGCTAGctattgttagctaacgttagaaaGCTAGGTAGACAGTTGCCTACAGGTTACattatagccagctagctacagtggggagaacaagtatttgatacactgccgattttgcaggttttcctacttacaaagcatgtagaggtctgtcatttgtatcataggtacacttcaactgtgagagacggaatctaaaacaaaaatccagaaaatcacattgtatgatttttaagtaattaatttgcattttattgcatgacataagtatttgatacatcagaaaagcagaacttaatatttggtacagaaaccgttgtttgcaattacagcatcttcaatgctcttacggagggaaggaggttgttggccaagatctcgcgatacatgtccctatccatcctcccctcaatacggtgcagtcgtcctgtcccctttgcagaaaagcatccccaaagaatgatgtttccacctccatgcttcacggttgggatggtgttcttggggttgtactcatccttcttcttcctccaaacacggcgagtggagtttagaccaaaaagctctatttttgtctcaacagaccacatgaccttctcccattcctcctctggatcatccagatggtcattggcaaacttcagacggtcctggacatgcgttggcttgagcagggggaccttgcgtgcgctgcaggattttaatccatgacggcgtagtgtgttagtaatgattttctttgagactgtggtcccagctctcttcaggtcattgaccaggtcctgccgtgtagttctgggctgatccctcaccttcctcatgatcattgatgccccacgaggtgagatcttgcatggagctccagaccgagggtgattgaccgtcatcttgaacttcttccattttctaataattgcggcaacagttgttgccttctcaccaagctgcttgcctattgtcctgtagcccatcccagccttgtgcaggtctacaattttatccctgatgtccttacacagctctctggtcttggccattgtggagaggttggagtctgtttgattgagtgtgtggacaggtgtcttttatacaggtaacgagttcaaacaggtgcagttaatacaggtaatgagtggagaacaggagggcttcttaaagaaaaactaacaggtctgtgagagccggaattcttactggttggtaggtgatcaaatacttatgtcatgcaataaaatgcaaattaattacttcaaaatcataaaatgtgattttctggatttttgttttagattccgtctctcacagttgaagtgtaattatgataaaaattacagacctctacatgctttgtaagtaggaaaacctgcaaaatcggcagtgtatcaaatacttgttctccccactgtagctgagcTGGCCAGTTGCATTCTGCTGTTAATGTTGATTGCTGATGTGCTAAGCCATGCATGATATGATGATAATCTTTCTCTTGTTTGTcatgtttaactagctagctaccaaaaATAGCCACTGTGGTGTGAATGCTAATCAAACCCCATGTTACTAGAAAAACATAaatacttttttgtttgtttattaagatactgtcacaccctggcaatgggactctagttgttgagccagggtgtgtttgttctatgtggtgtgtttctatgttgggggttctggtttgttgttttctgtgtttgtcttagtgactcccaatcagaggcaacgagtgtcagctgttcgttggttgtctctgattgggagccatatttaaactgtctgtttttcattcgggtttgtgggattttgttcgtgttggtttgtgttgtaaccatagacgtcacgcatcgttggttattgttttgatcgtgtgatcatttaataaatatattatgttcaccttcaacgctgcgcattggtcctcctcattagacgaccgtgacagataCAAAGTGGTCTAATCAGGGATCAAAGTACAAAAGTTATTATAAAGACATAGGGCATAGTAGTAGATTTAAGTCTCCTTCTCAACCAAATATAAACAAGTGAAAGAATGGGACTAAATCAAATTAAacttatttaaagtgcatttaaagtttgatttgatttagtcctattctttaacttagatgttCGGTTGAGACgggaatccaacatatcaataattaatttgtagacaaactgaaaTTAAAGCCCGATTTAGTTAGCCTGGTTACCATtatttttagctaacattccactccttgccactcctgtcaTTTGCCAACGAGACTGGCCTTTCTTCAATCTTCAAATATGAACATTAATGAGCttgaggagaacagaggatttCATCTTGATTCGATAACCCTTATAGCTTTCCTCCAATCACTAAGGTTATGCCAATATTGGAACTCTTTTCTTTCTCCACAGAGAGATGAGTTAGCTGACAATGGCACCAAAATGATGCGCatgcttcaatggggcagaagtctgtGTGTTCTTGTGATTCTGGATGTCCagttagctagcaacaatgacaagaagctgccatgtggggaatcataagtggcttgtttcagctagttttatttTGTTCCTGAGCATccgttttgttgctaaacaacccacCCATCTATgtggaatagggtgtgatttgagGTGGCTCTGGTTCAAATGTGATGCACCATATAAGGAATAGGGCATCATTTCAGATGGCCCTATTTACATTCAGTCAaaccagagtgacttacagttattaATTGCAAGAAGGTCAAGTACAACAGTAGGGTGTTAGCTTTTTTCTTTTGGAGCCCattatagggtatagggtgccattgagAGTCATGCCTTGTTTGTCATGAATAAAGTATTCAATGATGTGATGGAATGGGAATTAAATATAATGCTGATTAACTGACTCAGTGAGATGTTGCACTGCTGAAACACGCCACCAAAGGTGAGGTTGGTGGCCGGACCCTCGCAGGAGTTGTCTTCCACATTGGCTTGGAAGTTGAAGTTCGGTGAGTCTGGGTTGACACAGCCGGGCCGGGTGTTGATGGTATAGTAGCGATGTATGGCTTCACTCACAAACAGTGACAGTTTGCCAACTGTTGGTTCAGGAAGATCAGGCAAGGTTAACCGGTTGAGGAAGTAGTGCAGTGGCAGGCCTGCCCGGTCAATGCCTACCAGGTTGTTCTTGGTGCTCTCCTGCCATTTCTGCAGAGTGATGCCCGGGTAAAAGGGTGCCCCACCATGGCTCTGTATAATGGAGTAGGTGAAGTTGCCCTGATAACTGAGTGAGTCTGAGGTCTCTTGTGCATGCTCGCTGCCAATGTCAAACTTGAGTTTATAAAAGAAGTTTAGACCTGCCAATGCCTTGACAGAGAACTTGTCTGTCGTGGACACGTACTTGTCACTGAGATAGTCCTCTTGCACTAAGGAGGCACCTGCATCGATGCTGGTTATCACATGGGTGCCATAGTCAAGCACCATCTTCTCAGATAAATACGCTGCCTGTCGAGTCTGGTTGTTTTCTATTGCGTCTGCGATCTCCTCAGCCTGGCGGACAAAGCGGCCATCCAGAGTGAAGTCAGGGTGAGCCTTTACAGTGTACAGGAAGTTGCGCACCTGGGAGGGAAAGGAGAATAATTCATCTTTGGCTTGGTGTCATTAGTTGCTGGGGCAGCCAATGCGAAGGCATGTTACAACAGCGCACtgaaataatattcaaaagtctAAATAAACTACAAACTGAGTATGCCGAAACCCCAATTATTTTTAAAGGCACAAATATAGAAATTGCTCTGCAGTTAtttggttgctaaaattctaaaacattagtctaatttcagtttatgtgacaaaacaagcaatgtatagtgtagagaatcattgtaccatgtaAAACACTTAGAAATATATTTTCAACaagcaaaaatgaaacttaaggaGGGgaagcgcacatagaacagaaatagcgcacatagaacagatctatcaCTTATCAGACTTGCTTTCAATCAGAATGGCAAATCTACAACTCACATTTATTTTTGAATTCGGGATACACACAAAGCTACATAATACAGCTTTAACACTATGTGTTTAAATattgtatatataaataaataggtTTAACTATATCTCTACCTAAAACATCACTTTAATATACACAACTATTGTGGTGATCTGAGTCCACCTTGTCAATTCCCCATTTCAGTATGTTCTCCCCGGGCGCCCAATGTGGCAGCCCACCGGcacctctgattcagaggggttgggttaaaagcggaaGTCAAGTTTCGGTTGGACCTTGTGTACGATTGACGATGAAAATACATTTTCCGACAGCAGTAATTCAACAATTGATACTGTATTTCTACACATGCTTGAATGTGATGCAAATGTTAAGTCTGACTCTCAATCTTAAGGAGCAACTCACCTGCACACGAGTAGTGACAGACCTGTCTTGGACCTGGTGGCTCTTCACCCGCTGGTTCTCAGTGGAGAACTTAGCATTGAGCACTGGGAGGAAGGACACGTCCACATTGATGGATTGAGACGTGGAACTGTGATGCTCCAGCTGAGTACTGATGATTTTCTGAATGAGTCTCGACACCGGTGAGCTTCTGGGGGATGACAAACACCTCGTCTGGGATGAGGTAGACTCCGTCCTCCGTGGTCTGGCACTGGGAGTAGCTAAAGTTCATGACTCGTCCCATATCCATGTTCCTCAGGTTGTCCCATCCCCCACCTGGGAGCACCTCTAGGGCTAGAGCGGACAGGTTGGTGCGGCACTTGCGAAGTCCATTGTCAGGAGGGCTGAGTGGGTGAGAGACACACTggtggagcagagagagaacTAGCGTGTATGCTCTCAGAGCCATGGCTGAGTCAATGTCACTTCTATGAGGAAAAGGTGATTCAATATAATGTTCCTTCCTTTCCCTTGTCACGAGGCTGACAAGATAAGACATTTTCAGTCTAGGAATGTTGTTGATCAATGTTGGTAGATTTCGGTCACAAGctgatctcctgagtggcgcagtggtctaaggcactgcatcgcagtgctaactgtgctactagagatcctggttcgaatccaggctctgtcgcagccggccgcgaccgggagactcatgggcggcgcacaattggcccagcggcgtccagggtaggggagggaatggccggcagggatgtagctcagttgatagagcatggcgtttgcaacgccagggttgtgggttcgattcccacggggggccagtattaaaaaataataaaaaaaatgtattcactaactgtaagtcgctctggataagagcgtctgctaaatgactaaaatgtaaatgtaagctcaCAGCTATGCAACTGGACTTTCTGTTTCATATACGCATATCAAAAAGCAGAGCATAAACTTCCAGATCAGCCGGTTTCATTTGTCTGAATACCTGTGTATTATTTATAAAAGTACTGTATAAGTGGCTAAATGGAAAAAACCTTTTAGACGAGTTTGTGTGCATATCTATGTTGCTGTCATCTAAATCAATTAAGTGGTGTAATTAGTATGCGGTCCAGTGGTGGAAGGGTAGGGCTGATTGCTCCAATCCCttctcatcacacacacacacagacacacacacaaacacacacacacacacacacacacacacacacacacacacacaaacaaacagagacacacacatgtacacgcacaagcacacactaCTAGACTTCCCGGGTTGTATGGCTTTATGGTTGCATGTTTGTTGGTTTTCCTTCTATAAGGAAAATCCCTGGAGGTGTCTTAGTCTGcctcccaaatgtcaccctagttcctatttagtgcactacttttgacaagggcccatagggtcaTCATATGTCAATATTCCCTATTTTCTTTCATCTCAGTCGTCTGTAAACTACTGGTTTCTGATTAACACAAATGTTCCTGTGAAATGACAAGGAGAAACATTCTAAAAGTCATGTTTACAGATTGTTAAATGAATTTGCTATTTTTTAAATGTCAACAAAAAACAGATAAATGTAATCTAgttattctttttttaaattttatttatttatatatatatatatatatttttttttttttgggggggggaatggatcagcttaatattgcagatagattgtatcttctatcaatgtaattgtctgcatcacttccaatcccccatgtttttttaattttttaaatattttttatatatatatatatactcccctttattacttttcaaccccaccatcctttccctacttggagtaaattagtgaacaacaatgcccaggcctctacttccggtctatacttactatctacaccttatggacagagttacttttacaataattatattatatatatatatatatatatatatatatatatatatatatatatatatatatatatatatattatttttttattttttattttttttgctcctgaacttcttctactctcaacctctccgatcgttttcatgatgtccatccggtttgcttctatatgccatatctttctaactgtgctctttcccaaaagctcccaacatacaacctatatacttattatggacacagtatgctttacattattagctatctttgttattatttgttgttatttgttattagtcccatccttcaactctattcaatacctcccatctatctcttaacaccatccatataggatttctatttgccatatatatttcaaccgtactgtgatgttttacaaaagttctgaacctttctattctcattgcttctacagattgtgaattaaaaataaacagttttgctaaaagtattattatattattgattgattgactatgacttttcagatcacccagtaatgctatctgcaaggttagttccaggtaaatattgcaatcctttagccattcctggaccagtgtccaaaaacaagctacaaa from Coregonus clupeaformis isolate EN_2021a chromosome 32, ASM2061545v1, whole genome shotgun sequence carries:
- the LOC123482402 gene encoding LOW QUALITY PROTEIN: macrophage-expressed gene 1 protein-like (The sequence of the model RefSeq protein was modified relative to this genomic sequence to represent the inferred CDS: deleted 1 base in 1 codon) codes for the protein MALRAYTLVLSLLHQCVSHPLSPPDNGLRKCRTNLSALALEVLPGGGWDNLRNMDMGRVMNFSYSQCQTTEDGVYLIPDEVFVIPQKLTGVETHSEIISTQLEHHSSTSQSINVDVSFLPVLNAKFSTENQRVKSHQVQDRSVTTRVQVRNFLYTVKAHPDFTLDGRFVRQAEEIADAIENNQTRQAAYLSEKMVLDYGTHVITSIDAGASLVQEDYLSDKYVSTTDKFSVKALAGLNFFYKLKFDIGSEHAQETSDSLSYQGNFTYSIIQSHGGAPFYPGITLQKWQESTKNNLVGIDRAGLPLHYFLNRLTLPDLPEPTVGKLSLFVSEAIHRYYTINTRPGCVNPDSPNFNFQANVEDNSCEGPATNLTFGGVFQQCNISLSQLISIIFNSHSITSLNTLFMTNKA